A region of the Acidobacteriota bacterium genome:
AGTACCCGGAGGAACTTGTCTCTCTCTCTATTCTCGCGTCTTCTATTCTCGCACCAAGCAGCGGTGCGTACCCGGTAACTCGTCCTTATTAGACGATTTCCGCCCGCGATTAGGGGCAAGACATTACGCGGGTCGCCTTGCCGGGTACTGGGTACCGGGTACTGCAGTCTAGAACCCGATGCGGCGGCTATGGTCGCGGATGGCGGCGAGGATTTCGAGCGCGACCGCGAGCGCGCGGCGGCCTTCCTCAAGTGGCACGACGGGCTGTGTGCGCGTCCGGACGGCGTGCAAGAAGGCGCGCAGCTCGGCGTGCAGCGGCTCTTCGTGCGTCACTTCGGGCTTGAAGGGACGGATCTCCGGACCGGACGGATGGGCTGATGAATGACGTGCGGCGTCGACCTCGGCCAGTCCGGGGGCCGGCGGCGGCGCTTCACCTTTTCCGTCGCCTACGGTGAACACAACCACGTCCTGCCGGGTGTAGTCGAGCGAGACGTACTGGTGCGGCTGGAAGAAGCGCAGCTTGCGGATGCGCTCCGTCGAGACGCGGCTGGCGGTGAAGTTCGCCACGCATCCGGAATCGAATTCCATGCGCACGTTGGCGATGTCCACCTTGTCAGACAAGATGGGAAGGCCGACGGCGCGCACTTCCTTGACCGGCGAGTCCACGAACGAAAGCACGATGTCGAGATCGTGGATCATGAGGTCGAGCACCACGTCTACATCGAGCGCGCGCGGCGTGAACACCGAGAGCCGGTGGACCTCGAAGAACATCGGTTTGGTGATGAGCTTCGCGGTGGCGCGCACCGCCGGGTTGAAGCGCTCGAGGTGGCCGACCTGCGCGATGCGCTGATGCTGTCTGGCCAGCTTGATGAGCTCGTCGGCTTCTCTCAACGAGGAGGCGACTGGCTTCTCGATCAACACGTCGATCCCGTCGCGCATCAGCTGCTGCGCGACTTCGAGGTGCGCGACCGTGGGTACCGCGACGGTGGCGGCGTCTACCTTGCCCTTCAGGCCGGCAACCGTCGCGAAGGCCTGCGCGCCGAACTGGCGAGCGACCTCTTTGGCGCGTCCGACGTTGGCGTCCACCACGGCAACGAACTCGAGCGCGGCATCCTGCTGCGCTAGCTCGTGATAGACGCGCGCGTGGTTGCGCCCAAAAGCGCCTGCGCCGACTACGGCTATGCGCGTTTTATGTTGCGGAGGCAAGAGAGTGATTGTCGCAGATGCAGCGGGCACTCACAAAATCCAGCTCACCTGCAGAATCTCCCGCGCTGCGAGGCGAATCCAAACAGAGAGCAAGAAGGGAGA
Encoded here:
- a CDS encoding Gfo/Idh/MocA family oxidoreductase — protein: MPPQHKTRIAVVGAGAFGRNHARVYHELAQQDAALEFVAVVDANVGRAKEVARQFGAQAFATVAGLKGKVDAATVAVPTVAHLEVAQQLMRDGIDVLIEKPVASSLREADELIKLARQHQRIAQVGHLERFNPAVRATAKLITKPMFFEVHRLSVFTPRALDVDVVLDLMIHDLDIVLSFVDSPVKEVRAVGLPILSDKVDIANVRMEFDSGCVANFTASRVSTERIRKLRFFQPHQYVSLDYTRQDVVVFTVGDGKGEAPPPAPGLAEVDAARHSSAHPSGPEIRPFKPEVTHEEPLHAELRAFLHAVRTRTQPVVPLEEGRRALAVALEILAAIRDHSRRIGF